From one Dama dama isolate Ldn47 chromosome 4, ASM3311817v1, whole genome shotgun sequence genomic stretch:
- the RPL13A gene encoding large ribosomal subunit protein uL13 produces MAEGQVLVLDGRGHLLGRLAAIVAKQVLLGRKVVVVRCEGINISGNFYRNKLKYLAFLRKRMNTNPSRGPYHFRAPSRIFWRTVRGMLPHKTKRGQAALERLKVFDGIPPPYDKKKRMVVPAALKVVRLKPTRKFAYLGRLAHEVGWKYQAVTATLEEKRKEKAKIHYRKKKQLMRLRKQAEKNIEKKIGKFTEVLKTHGFLV; encoded by the exons GTCCTGGTGCTCGATGGCCGAGGCCATCTCCTGGGTCGCCTGGCGGCCATTGTGGCCAAGCAGGTGCTTCTGG GCCGGAAGGTTGTGGTCGTGCGCTGTGAGGGCATTAACATTTCTGGCAACTTCTACAGAAATAAGT TGAAGTACCTGGCCTTTCTCCGCAAGCGGATGAACACCAACCCATCCCGGGGCCCCTACCACTTCCGAGCCCCCAGCCGCATCTTCTGGCGGACAGTGCGAG gcATGCTGCCCCACAAGACCAAGCGGGGCCAGGCTGCTCTGGAGCGCCTCAAGGTGTTCGATGGGATCCCACCGCCCTATGATAAG AAAAAGCGAATGGTGGTTCCTGCTGCCCTCAAGGTTGTGCGTCTGAAGCCTACTCGGAAG TTTGCCTACCTAGGGCGCCTGGCTCATGAGGTTGGCTGGAAGTACCAGGCAGTAACGGCCACCctggaggagaagagaaaggagaaagccaAGATCCACTACCGGAAAAAGAAGCAGCTCATG AGGCTACGGAAGCAGGCCGAAAAGAACATTGAGAAGAAAATTGGCAAATTCACAGAGGTCCTCAAGACTCACGGATTTCTAGTCTGA